The following proteins come from a genomic window of Syngnathus acus chromosome 15, fSynAcu1.2, whole genome shotgun sequence:
- the mapk8a gene encoding mitogen-activated protein kinase 8 isoform X1 — translation MIITLRTLLEQGRTFLDAQRAVIEDFAMNKNKKDKEFYSIDVGDSTFTVLKRYQNLRPIGSGAQGIVCSAYDQVLEKNVAIKKLSRPFQNQTHAKRAFRELVLMKCVNHKNIIGLLNVFTPQKSLEEFQDVYLVMELMDANLCQVIQMELDHERLSYLLYQMLCGIKHLHAAGIIHRDLKPSNIVVKSDCTLKILDFGLARTAATGLLMTPYVVTRYYRAPEVILGMGYQANVDVWSVGCIVAEMIRGSVLFPGTDHIDQWNKVIEQLGTPSQDFLMKLNQSVRTYVENRPRYAGYTFEKLFPDVLFPADSDHNKLKASQARDLLSKMLVIDASKRISVDEALQHPYINVWYDPAEVEAPPPKVLDKQLDEREHTVEEWKGLIYKEVSDWEEWSKNGVIRGQPSPLGAAVIDSPPQPSSSSSSSSSANDVSSMSTEPTDPSNDPTVTSETDSSLDSHTSLGALACCR, via the exons AGAACATTTTTGGATGCACAGAGAGCAGTGATTGAAGATTTCgccatgaataaaaacaagaaagacaaagagtTCTACAGCATCGACGTCGGAGACTCGACGTTCACGGTGTTAAAACGCTACCAGAACTTGAGACCCATCGGATCGGGAGCGCAGGGAATTGTATG CTCTGCTTACGATCAAGTCCTTGAGAAAAATGTAGCCATCAAGAAGCTGAGCAGACCCTTTCAGAACCAGACACATGCCAAGAGGGCGTTTAGAGAGCTTGTGCTCATGAAATGTGTCAATCACAAAAAT ATCATCGGTCtgttaaatgtttttacaccccaaaaatcatTAGAAGAATTTCAAGATGT TTACTTGGTAATGGAGCTGATGGACGCCAACCTGTGCCAGGTCATTCAGATGGAGCTGGACCACGAGAGGCTGTCTTACCTCCTCTATCAGATGCTGTGCGGTATCAAACACCTCCATGCTGCCGGCATCATTCACAGG GATCTCAAGCCCAGCAACATTGTGGTGAAGTCAGACTGCACATTGAAGATTTTGGACTTCGGCCTGGCTCGAACAGCTGCTACGGGTCTCCTCATGACGCCTTACGTGGTGACGCGTTACTACAGAGCCCCCGAAGTCATCCTGGGCATGGGCTACCAAGCCAATG TGGATGTGTGGTCAGTGGGCTGCATAGTGGCTGAGATGATCAGGGGAAGTGTGTTGTTCCCCGGCACTGATC ACATTGACCAGTGGAACAAAGTCATCGAGCAGCTAGGCACGCCGTCTCAGGACTTTCTCATGAAACTGAACCAGTCAGTAAGAACGTACGTGGAAAACAGGCCACGCTACGCCGGATACACCTTTGAGAAACTCTTCCCGGATGTTCTTTTCCCGGCTGATTCCGATCACAACAAACTGAAAG CGAGCCAGGCAAGAGACCTTTTATCTAAGATGTTAGTGATCGATGCCTCTAAGCGCATATCTGTAGATGAGGCCCTGCAGCACCCCTACATCAACGTTTGGTACGACCCAGCTGAAGTGGAGGCG CCACCGCCCAAGGTCCTTGACAAACAGCTGGATGAGCGGGAGCACACTGTGGAGGAGTGGAAAG GGCTGATCTACAAGGAAGTGAGTGACTGGGAGGAGTGGTCAAAAAATGGAGTGATCCGAGGGCAGCCGTCTCCTCTAG GTGCAGCAGTGATCGATAGCCCCCCTCAAccttcctcctcgtcctcctcctcctcatcagcCAACGATGTGTCATCCATGTCCACGGAGCCCACCGACCCAAGCAACGACCCCACGGTGACCTCGGAAACAGACAGCAGTCTGGATAGCCACACTTCCCTTGGTGCTCTGGCGTGTTGCagataa
- the mapk8a gene encoding mitogen-activated protein kinase 8 isoform X2, with amino-acid sequence MIITLRTLLEQGRTFLDAQRAVIEDFAMNKNKKDKEFYSIDVGDSTFTVLKRYQNLRPIGSGAQGIVCSAYDQVLEKNVAIKKLSRPFQNQTHAKRAFRELVLMKCVNHKNIIGLLNVFTPQKSLEEFQDVYLVMELMDANLCQVIQMELDHERLSYLLYQMLCGIKHLHAAGIIHRDLKPSNIVVKSDCTLKILDFGLARTAATGLLMTPYVVTRYYRAPEVILGMGYQANVDIWSVGCILAEMVRHKILFPGRDYIDQWNKVIEQLGTPSQDFLMKLNQSVRTYVENRPRYAGYTFEKLFPDVLFPADSDHNKLKASQARDLLSKMLVIDASKRISVDEALQHPYINVWYDPAEVEAPPPKVLDKQLDEREHTVEEWKGLIYKEVSDWEEWSKNGVIRGQPSPLGAAVIDSPPQPSSSSSSSSSANDVSSMSTEPTDPSNDPTVTSETDSSLDSHTSLGALACCR; translated from the exons AGAACATTTTTGGATGCACAGAGAGCAGTGATTGAAGATTTCgccatgaataaaaacaagaaagacaaagagtTCTACAGCATCGACGTCGGAGACTCGACGTTCACGGTGTTAAAACGCTACCAGAACTTGAGACCCATCGGATCGGGAGCGCAGGGAATTGTATG CTCTGCTTACGATCAAGTCCTTGAGAAAAATGTAGCCATCAAGAAGCTGAGCAGACCCTTTCAGAACCAGACACATGCCAAGAGGGCGTTTAGAGAGCTTGTGCTCATGAAATGTGTCAATCACAAAAAT ATCATCGGTCtgttaaatgtttttacaccccaaaaatcatTAGAAGAATTTCAAGATGT TTACTTGGTAATGGAGCTGATGGACGCCAACCTGTGCCAGGTCATTCAGATGGAGCTGGACCACGAGAGGCTGTCTTACCTCCTCTATCAGATGCTGTGCGGTATCAAACACCTCCATGCTGCCGGCATCATTCACAGG GATCTCAAGCCCAGCAACATTGTGGTGAAGTCAGACTGCACATTGAAGATTTTGGACTTCGGCCTGGCTCGAACAGCTGCTACGGGTCTCCTCATGACGCCTTACGTGGTGACGCGTTACTACAGAGCCCCCGAAGTCATCCTGGGCATGGGCTACCAAGCCAATG TGGACATTTGGTCTGTGGGCTGCATACTGGCTGAAATGGTTCGCCATAAAATCCTTTTCCCAGGACGGGATT ACATTGACCAGTGGAACAAAGTCATCGAGCAGCTAGGCACGCCGTCTCAGGACTTTCTCATGAAACTGAACCAGTCAGTAAGAACGTACGTGGAAAACAGGCCACGCTACGCCGGATACACCTTTGAGAAACTCTTCCCGGATGTTCTTTTCCCGGCTGATTCCGATCACAACAAACTGAAAG CGAGCCAGGCAAGAGACCTTTTATCTAAGATGTTAGTGATCGATGCCTCTAAGCGCATATCTGTAGATGAGGCCCTGCAGCACCCCTACATCAACGTTTGGTACGACCCAGCTGAAGTGGAGGCG CCACCGCCCAAGGTCCTTGACAAACAGCTGGATGAGCGGGAGCACACTGTGGAGGAGTGGAAAG GGCTGATCTACAAGGAAGTGAGTGACTGGGAGGAGTGGTCAAAAAATGGAGTGATCCGAGGGCAGCCGTCTCCTCTAG GTGCAGCAGTGATCGATAGCCCCCCTCAAccttcctcctcgtcctcctcctcctcatcagcCAACGATGTGTCATCCATGTCCACGGAGCCCACCGACCCAAGCAACGACCCCACGGTGACCTCGGAAACAGACAGCAGTCTGGATAGCCACACTTCCCTTGGTGCTCTGGCGTGTTGCagataa
- the mapk8a gene encoding mitogen-activated protein kinase 8 isoform X3 gives MNKNKKDKEFYSIDVGDSTFTVLKRYQNLRPIGSGAQGIVCSAYDQVLEKNVAIKKLSRPFQNQTHAKRAFRELVLMKCVNHKNIIGLLNVFTPQKSLEEFQDVYLVMELMDANLCQVIQMELDHERLSYLLYQMLCGIKHLHAAGIIHRDLKPSNIVVKSDCTLKILDFGLARTAATGLLMTPYVVTRYYRAPEVILGMGYQANVDVWSVGCIVAEMIRGSVLFPGTDHIDQWNKVIEQLGTPSQDFLMKLNQSVRTYVENRPRYAGYTFEKLFPDVLFPADSDHNKLKASQARDLLSKMLVIDASKRISVDEALQHPYINVWYDPAEVEAPPPKVLDKQLDEREHTVEEWKGLIYKEVSDWEEWSKNGVIRGQPSPLGAAVIDSPPQPSSSSSSSSSANDVSSMSTEPTDPSNDPTVTSETDSSLDSHTSLGALACCR, from the exons atgaataaaaacaagaaagacaaagagtTCTACAGCATCGACGTCGGAGACTCGACGTTCACGGTGTTAAAACGCTACCAGAACTTGAGACCCATCGGATCGGGAGCGCAGGGAATTGTATG CTCTGCTTACGATCAAGTCCTTGAGAAAAATGTAGCCATCAAGAAGCTGAGCAGACCCTTTCAGAACCAGACACATGCCAAGAGGGCGTTTAGAGAGCTTGTGCTCATGAAATGTGTCAATCACAAAAAT ATCATCGGTCtgttaaatgtttttacaccccaaaaatcatTAGAAGAATTTCAAGATGT TTACTTGGTAATGGAGCTGATGGACGCCAACCTGTGCCAGGTCATTCAGATGGAGCTGGACCACGAGAGGCTGTCTTACCTCCTCTATCAGATGCTGTGCGGTATCAAACACCTCCATGCTGCCGGCATCATTCACAGG GATCTCAAGCCCAGCAACATTGTGGTGAAGTCAGACTGCACATTGAAGATTTTGGACTTCGGCCTGGCTCGAACAGCTGCTACGGGTCTCCTCATGACGCCTTACGTGGTGACGCGTTACTACAGAGCCCCCGAAGTCATCCTGGGCATGGGCTACCAAGCCAATG TGGATGTGTGGTCAGTGGGCTGCATAGTGGCTGAGATGATCAGGGGAAGTGTGTTGTTCCCCGGCACTGATC ACATTGACCAGTGGAACAAAGTCATCGAGCAGCTAGGCACGCCGTCTCAGGACTTTCTCATGAAACTGAACCAGTCAGTAAGAACGTACGTGGAAAACAGGCCACGCTACGCCGGATACACCTTTGAGAAACTCTTCCCGGATGTTCTTTTCCCGGCTGATTCCGATCACAACAAACTGAAAG CGAGCCAGGCAAGAGACCTTTTATCTAAGATGTTAGTGATCGATGCCTCTAAGCGCATATCTGTAGATGAGGCCCTGCAGCACCCCTACATCAACGTTTGGTACGACCCAGCTGAAGTGGAGGCG CCACCGCCCAAGGTCCTTGACAAACAGCTGGATGAGCGGGAGCACACTGTGGAGGAGTGGAAAG GGCTGATCTACAAGGAAGTGAGTGACTGGGAGGAGTGGTCAAAAAATGGAGTGATCCGAGGGCAGCCGTCTCCTCTAG GTGCAGCAGTGATCGATAGCCCCCCTCAAccttcctcctcgtcctcctcctcctcatcagcCAACGATGTGTCATCCATGTCCACGGAGCCCACCGACCCAAGCAACGACCCCACGGTGACCTCGGAAACAGACAGCAGTCTGGATAGCCACACTTCCCTTGGTGCTCTGGCGTGTTGCagataa
- the mapk8a gene encoding mitogen-activated protein kinase 8 isoform X4, which produces MIITLRTLLEQGRTFLDAQRAVIEDFAMNKNKKDKEFYSIDVGDSTFTVLKRYQNLRPIGSGAQGIVCSAYDQVLEKNVAIKKLSRPFQNQTHAKRAFRELVLMKCVNHKNIIGLLNVFTPQKSLEEFQDVYLVMELMDANLCQVIQMELDHERLSYLLYQMLCGIKHLHAAGIIHRDLKPSNIVVKSDCTLKILDFGLARTAATGLLMTPYVVTRYYRAPEVILGMGYQANVDVWSVGCIVAEMIRGSVLFPGTDHIDQWNKVIEQLGTPSQDFLMKLNQSVRTYVENRPRYAGYTFEKLFPDVLFPADSDHNKLKASQARDLLSKMLVIDASKRISVDEALQHPYINVWYDPAEVEAPPPKVLDKQLDEREHTVEEWKGLIYKEVSDWEEWSKNGVIRGQPSPLAQVQQ; this is translated from the exons AGAACATTTTTGGATGCACAGAGAGCAGTGATTGAAGATTTCgccatgaataaaaacaagaaagacaaagagtTCTACAGCATCGACGTCGGAGACTCGACGTTCACGGTGTTAAAACGCTACCAGAACTTGAGACCCATCGGATCGGGAGCGCAGGGAATTGTATG CTCTGCTTACGATCAAGTCCTTGAGAAAAATGTAGCCATCAAGAAGCTGAGCAGACCCTTTCAGAACCAGACACATGCCAAGAGGGCGTTTAGAGAGCTTGTGCTCATGAAATGTGTCAATCACAAAAAT ATCATCGGTCtgttaaatgtttttacaccccaaaaatcatTAGAAGAATTTCAAGATGT TTACTTGGTAATGGAGCTGATGGACGCCAACCTGTGCCAGGTCATTCAGATGGAGCTGGACCACGAGAGGCTGTCTTACCTCCTCTATCAGATGCTGTGCGGTATCAAACACCTCCATGCTGCCGGCATCATTCACAGG GATCTCAAGCCCAGCAACATTGTGGTGAAGTCAGACTGCACATTGAAGATTTTGGACTTCGGCCTGGCTCGAACAGCTGCTACGGGTCTCCTCATGACGCCTTACGTGGTGACGCGTTACTACAGAGCCCCCGAAGTCATCCTGGGCATGGGCTACCAAGCCAATG TGGATGTGTGGTCAGTGGGCTGCATAGTGGCTGAGATGATCAGGGGAAGTGTGTTGTTCCCCGGCACTGATC ACATTGACCAGTGGAACAAAGTCATCGAGCAGCTAGGCACGCCGTCTCAGGACTTTCTCATGAAACTGAACCAGTCAGTAAGAACGTACGTGGAAAACAGGCCACGCTACGCCGGATACACCTTTGAGAAACTCTTCCCGGATGTTCTTTTCCCGGCTGATTCCGATCACAACAAACTGAAAG CGAGCCAGGCAAGAGACCTTTTATCTAAGATGTTAGTGATCGATGCCTCTAAGCGCATATCTGTAGATGAGGCCCTGCAGCACCCCTACATCAACGTTTGGTACGACCCAGCTGAAGTGGAGGCG CCACCGCCCAAGGTCCTTGACAAACAGCTGGATGAGCGGGAGCACACTGTGGAGGAGTGGAAAG GGCTGATCTACAAGGAAGTGAGTGACTGGGAGGAGTGGTCAAAAAATGGAGTGATCCGAGGGCAGCCGTCTCCTCTAG CACAGGTGCAGCAGTGA